The Sesamum indicum cultivar Zhongzhi No. 13 linkage group LG6, S_indicum_v1.0, whole genome shotgun sequence genome has a segment encoding these proteins:
- the LOC105164579 gene encoding uncharacterized protein LOC105164579 isoform X1 — protein MEACVERQWRLCSFLGCFRKHFQALIGLIMGRMKDKCRDIFSVRGGCLGCCTKPPLVISVDEPSKGLKIQGQRVKNRSFTEDFWSTSSGDIGNSAFPSHRSMSSISTSNQTLDTHSSTGGPSNSAEFVNHGLLLWNQTRQQWVGNKGSEKHIQSHEPKLSWNATYESLLGTNKPFPQPIPLAEMVDFLVDVWEQEGLYD, from the exons ATGGAAGCTTGTGTTGAAAGACAATGGCGTTTATGTTCTTTCTTGGGGTGTTTTAGGAAACATTTTCAAGCACTCATTGGGTTGATTATGGGAAGGATGAAGGATAAATGCAGAGATATTTTTAGTGTAAGAGG AGGTTGTCTTGGATGTTGTACGAAACCACCACTTGTAATTTCGGTGGATGAGCCGTCCAAGGGGCTGAAAATTCAAGGCCAACGTGTGAAAAACCGTAGTTTCACGGAGGACTTTTGGAGCACCAGTTCAGGTGATATCGGTAACAGTGCCTTTCCATCCCACAGAAGTATGTCATCAATCAGCACTTCAAACCAAACCCTTGATACTCATAGCAGTACCGGTGGCCCGAGCAACTCTGCCGAATTCGTAAATCATG GGCTTCTTCTTTGGAATCAAACAAGGCAGCAGTGGGTTGGAAATAAAGGATCTGAAAAGCATATACAATCACATGAACCCAAATTGAG TTGGAATGCAACTTATGAGAGCTTGCTTGGAACCAACAAACCTTTCCCCCAGCCCATCCCGTTGGCG GAAATGGTGGACTTCCTGGTTGATGTGTGGGAGCAGGAGGGGCTTTATGATTGA
- the LOC105164579 gene encoding uncharacterized protein LOC105164579 isoform X5: protein MHGNRGCLGCCTKPPLVISVDEPSKGLKIQGQRVKNRSFTEDFWSTSSGDIGNSAFPSHRSMSSISTSNQTLDTHSSTGGPSNSAEFVNHGLLLWNQTRQQWVGNKGSEKHIQSHEPKLSWNATYESLLGTNKPFPQPIPLAEMVDFLVDVWEQEGLYD, encoded by the exons ATGCATGGG AACAGAGGTTGTCTTGGATGTTGTACGAAACCACCACTTGTAATTTCGGTGGATGAGCCGTCCAAGGGGCTGAAAATTCAAGGCCAACGTGTGAAAAACCGTAGTTTCACGGAGGACTTTTGGAGCACCAGTTCAGGTGATATCGGTAACAGTGCCTTTCCATCCCACAGAAGTATGTCATCAATCAGCACTTCAAACCAAACCCTTGATACTCATAGCAGTACCGGTGGCCCGAGCAACTCTGCCGAATTCGTAAATCATG GGCTTCTTCTTTGGAATCAAACAAGGCAGCAGTGGGTTGGAAATAAAGGATCTGAAAAGCATATACAATCACATGAACCCAAATTGAG TTGGAATGCAACTTATGAGAGCTTGCTTGGAACCAACAAACCTTTCCCCCAGCCCATCCCGTTGGCG GAAATGGTGGACTTCCTGGTTGATGTGTGGGAGCAGGAGGGGCTTTATGATTGA
- the LOC105164579 gene encoding uncharacterized protein LOC105164579 isoform X4, with the protein MVIHRVKTNRGCLGCCTKPPLVISVDEPSKGLKIQGQRVKNRSFTEDFWSTSSGDIGNSAFPSHRSMSSISTSNQTLDTHSSTGGPSNSAEFVNHGLLLWNQTRQQWVGNKGSEKHIQSHEPKLSWNATYESLLGTNKPFPQPIPLAEMVDFLVDVWEQEGLYD; encoded by the exons ATGGTGATTCATCGGGTCAAAACG AACAGAGGTTGTCTTGGATGTTGTACGAAACCACCACTTGTAATTTCGGTGGATGAGCCGTCCAAGGGGCTGAAAATTCAAGGCCAACGTGTGAAAAACCGTAGTTTCACGGAGGACTTTTGGAGCACCAGTTCAGGTGATATCGGTAACAGTGCCTTTCCATCCCACAGAAGTATGTCATCAATCAGCACTTCAAACCAAACCCTTGATACTCATAGCAGTACCGGTGGCCCGAGCAACTCTGCCGAATTCGTAAATCATG GGCTTCTTCTTTGGAATCAAACAAGGCAGCAGTGGGTTGGAAATAAAGGATCTGAAAAGCATATACAATCACATGAACCCAAATTGAG TTGGAATGCAACTTATGAGAGCTTGCTTGGAACCAACAAACCTTTCCCCCAGCCCATCCCGTTGGCG GAAATGGTGGACTTCCTGGTTGATGTGTGGGAGCAGGAGGGGCTTTATGATTGA
- the LOC105164578 gene encoding EIN3-binding F-box protein 1-like isoform X2: MLLSSIYRDEICTTVTTHFVEPENRSESQKADEFAQPKEKGEFDCPNGIKPEDEEFQEADSHGYLSRCLEGKKASDVRLAAISVGTASRGGLGKLSIRGNTSTSRLTDLGLKAISRGCPSLGVLSLWNLSSVGDEGLSAIATGCHSLEKLDLCHCPAITDKGLIAIAMNCPNLTSVTIESCLNIGNGSLQALGRTCPNLKCITIKNCPLVGDQGIASLFSSAGHTITKANFQALNISDVSLAVIGHYGSAMVDLALGGLHGVNERGFWVMGKGQGLHKLKSLSIASCRGVSDVGLEALGNGCPNLKVFGLQKCPLVSDNGVVSFAKAAGSLQSLRLEDCHRITQFGVLGILANCGGKLKAFALTNCLGIRDIDFEFPLTTSCWSLRSLTIRNCPGLGDVGLGMLGRLCPGLTHVDLTGLQGITDSGILPLVQRSGVDLVKVNLSGCVNLTDNLVAEITKLHGGTLEILNLDGCRCITDVSLKAIARNCSLLSELDVSQCRITDSGIAILAGAEQLFLRVLSVAGCSLVSDKSLPFLALVGKSLVGLNIQHCCGISCGTVNQLLEHLWRCDILS, from the coding sequence ATGCTTTTGAGTAGCATCTACAGGGATGAAATATGCACCACTGTGACTACCCATTTTGTGGAGCCTGAGAACAGATCTGAGTCTCAGAAGGCAGACGAGTTTGCCCAGCCTAAAGAGAAGGGTGAATTCGACTGTCCGAATGGAATCAAGCCTGAAGATGAAGAATTTCAGGAGGCTGATTCTCATGGTTATCTCTCTAGATGCTTGGAAGGAAAAAAGGCTTCTGATGTGAGATTGGCTGCAATTTCTGTTGGAACCGCGAGTCGTGGAGGTTTGGGCAAGCTGTCCATCCGAGGTAATACCTCTACTAGTAGATTGACTGACCTCGGCCTTAAGGCCATATCCCGTGGTTGCCCTTCTTTGGGAGTTCTTTCTCTATGGAATTTATCCTCAGTTGGTGATGAAGGTCTGTCTGCAATTGCAACCGGTTGTCATTCTCTTGAGAAGCTTGACCTCTGCCATTGCCCAGCTATCACTGATAAAGGCTTAATTGCTATTGCCATGAACTGTCCGAATCTAACTTCAGTTACAATAGAATCTTGCTTAAACATTGGTAATGGGAGCTTACAAGCTTTGGGCCGCACCTGTCCCAACCTGAAGTGCATTACCATAAAAAACTGTCCACTTGTTGGTGACCAGGGAATTGCTAGTCTATTTTCTTCAGCTGGTCACACCATAACAAAAGCAAACTTTCAGGCACTCAACATAAGTGATGTGTCTCTCGCTGTAATAGGGCACTATGGGAGTGCAATGGTTGATCTTGCACTTGGTGGACTCCACGGTGTGAACGAGAGGGGCTTCTGGGTTATGGGCAAGGGTCAAGGTTTACATAAGCTGAAATCATTATCAATAGCTTCTTGCAGAGGAGTTTCTGATGTAGGGCTTGAAGCTCTGGGTAATGGTTGCCCAAATTTGAAGGTGTTTGGCCTCCAAAAATGTCCACTTGTATCCGACAATGGTGTGGTGTCGTTTGCCAAAGCAGCTGGGTCACTTCAAAGTCTTCGGTTGGAGGATTGCCACAGGATCACACAGTTTGGAGTTCTTGGTATCCTTGCAAACTGTGGTGGGAAATTGAAGGCTTTTGCCTTGACAAACTGCTTGGGGATTCGGGATATAGACTTTGAATTTCCTTTGACAACAAGTTGCTGGTCTCTCAGGTCATTGACCATCCGCAACTGCCCTGGATTGGGTGATGTGGGCTTGGGCATGTTGGGTAGATTGTGCCCTGGTCTGACCCATGTGGATCTTACTGGCCTTCAGGGAATAACTGATTCTGGCATTCTACCTCTTGTCCAGAGGTCGGGGGTTGATTTGGTGAAAGTAAATCTGAGTGGATGTGTTAACCTGACGGACAACTTGGTTGCAGAAATTACGAAGCTTCATGGGGGAACTTTAGAAATTCTGAATCTGGATGGTTGCAGATGTATCACTGATGTGAGCTTGAAAGCAATTGCAAGGAATTGCTCATTGTTGTCTGAACTGGATGTTTCCCAGTGCCGAATAACAGATTCTGGGATTGCCATCTTGGCTGGAGCTGAGCAGCTCTTTTTGCGTGTACTTTCTGTTGCAGGTTGCTCTTTGGTGTCCGACAAGAGCTTACCTTTCTTGGCATTGGTGGGTAAGTCTTTGGTAGGGTTGAACATCCAGCATTGCTGTGGAATCAGCTGTGGCACTGTTAATCAGCTCTTGGAGCATCTTTGGAGGTGTGATATACTCTCTTAA
- the LOC105164578 gene encoding EIN3-binding F-box protein 1-like isoform X1: MSKVFDFGGDSDFCPGGFLYQNPKEAGLFLPLGSHVDVYFPPRKRSRISAPFVVSGVAKQQPSIEILPDECLFEVFRRLPGGHERSACACVSKRWLMLLSSIYRDEICTTVTTHFVEPENRSESQKADEFAQPKEKGEFDCPNGIKPEDEEFQEADSHGYLSRCLEGKKASDVRLAAISVGTASRGGLGKLSIRGNTSTSRLTDLGLKAISRGCPSLGVLSLWNLSSVGDEGLSAIATGCHSLEKLDLCHCPAITDKGLIAIAMNCPNLTSVTIESCLNIGNGSLQALGRTCPNLKCITIKNCPLVGDQGIASLFSSAGHTITKANFQALNISDVSLAVIGHYGSAMVDLALGGLHGVNERGFWVMGKGQGLHKLKSLSIASCRGVSDVGLEALGNGCPNLKVFGLQKCPLVSDNGVVSFAKAAGSLQSLRLEDCHRITQFGVLGILANCGGKLKAFALTNCLGIRDIDFEFPLTTSCWSLRSLTIRNCPGLGDVGLGMLGRLCPGLTHVDLTGLQGITDSGILPLVQRSGVDLVKVNLSGCVNLTDNLVAEITKLHGGTLEILNLDGCRCITDVSLKAIARNCSLLSELDVSQCRITDSGIAILAGAEQLFLRVLSVAGCSLVSDKSLPFLALVGKSLVGLNIQHCCGISCGTVNQLLEHLWRCDILS, translated from the exons ATGTCTAAAGTCTTCGATTTCGGTG GTGATAGTGATTTTTGTCCTGGGGGCTTTCTGTACCAAAATCCCAAGGAGGCGGGTCTGTTTTTGCCTCTTGGCAGCCATGTGGATGTGTATTTTCCTCCTCGCAAGAGATCTCGCATCAGTGCTCCATTTGTTGTTAGTGGAGTTGCGAAGCAGCAGCCATCGATTGAAATTCTTCCTGATGAGTGCCTCTTTGAGGTTTTCCGACGTCTTCCTGGAGGCCACGAGAGGAGTGCCTGTGCCTGTGTTTCAAAGCGTTGGCTCATGCTTTTGAGTAGCATCTACAGGGATGAAATATGCACCACTGTGACTACCCATTTTGTGGAGCCTGAGAACAGATCTGAGTCTCAGAAGGCAGACGAGTTTGCCCAGCCTAAAGAGAAGGGTGAATTCGACTGTCCGAATGGAATCAAGCCTGAAGATGAAGAATTTCAGGAGGCTGATTCTCATGGTTATCTCTCTAGATGCTTGGAAGGAAAAAAGGCTTCTGATGTGAGATTGGCTGCAATTTCTGTTGGAACCGCGAGTCGTGGAGGTTTGGGCAAGCTGTCCATCCGAGGTAATACCTCTACTAGTAGATTGACTGACCTCGGCCTTAAGGCCATATCCCGTGGTTGCCCTTCTTTGGGAGTTCTTTCTCTATGGAATTTATCCTCAGTTGGTGATGAAGGTCTGTCTGCAATTGCAACCGGTTGTCATTCTCTTGAGAAGCTTGACCTCTGCCATTGCCCAGCTATCACTGATAAAGGCTTAATTGCTATTGCCATGAACTGTCCGAATCTAACTTCAGTTACAATAGAATCTTGCTTAAACATTGGTAATGGGAGCTTACAAGCTTTGGGCCGCACCTGTCCCAACCTGAAGTGCATTACCATAAAAAACTGTCCACTTGTTGGTGACCAGGGAATTGCTAGTCTATTTTCTTCAGCTGGTCACACCATAACAAAAGCAAACTTTCAGGCACTCAACATAAGTGATGTGTCTCTCGCTGTAATAGGGCACTATGGGAGTGCAATGGTTGATCTTGCACTTGGTGGACTCCACGGTGTGAACGAGAGGGGCTTCTGGGTTATGGGCAAGGGTCAAGGTTTACATAAGCTGAAATCATTATCAATAGCTTCTTGCAGAGGAGTTTCTGATGTAGGGCTTGAAGCTCTGGGTAATGGTTGCCCAAATTTGAAGGTGTTTGGCCTCCAAAAATGTCCACTTGTATCCGACAATGGTGTGGTGTCGTTTGCCAAAGCAGCTGGGTCACTTCAAAGTCTTCGGTTGGAGGATTGCCACAGGATCACACAGTTTGGAGTTCTTGGTATCCTTGCAAACTGTGGTGGGAAATTGAAGGCTTTTGCCTTGACAAACTGCTTGGGGATTCGGGATATAGACTTTGAATTTCCTTTGACAACAAGTTGCTGGTCTCTCAGGTCATTGACCATCCGCAACTGCCCTGGATTGGGTGATGTGGGCTTGGGCATGTTGGGTAGATTGTGCCCTGGTCTGACCCATGTGGATCTTACTGGCCTTCAGGGAATAACTGATTCTGGCATTCTACCTCTTGTCCAGAGGTCGGGGGTTGATTTGGTGAAAGTAAATCTGAGTGGATGTGTTAACCTGACGGACAACTTGGTTGCAGAAATTACGAAGCTTCATGGGGGAACTTTAGAAATTCTGAATCTGGATGGTTGCAGATGTATCACTGATGTGAGCTTGAAAGCAATTGCAAGGAATTGCTCATTGTTGTCTGAACTGGATGTTTCCCAGTGCCGAATAACAGATTCTGGGATTGCCATCTTGGCTGGAGCTGAGCAGCTCTTTTTGCGTGTACTTTCTGTTGCAGGTTGCTCTTTGGTGTCCGACAAGAGCTTACCTTTCTTGGCATTGGTGGGTAAGTCTTTGGTAGGGTTGAACATCCAGCATTGCTGTGGAATCAGCTGTGGCACTGTTAATCAGCTCTTGGAGCATCTTTGGAGGTGTGATATACTCTCTTAA
- the LOC105164579 gene encoding uncharacterized protein LOC105164579 isoform X3: protein MKYWCRSVPSWISRLFACMGGCLGCCTKPPLVISVDEPSKGLKIQGQRVKNRSFTEDFWSTSSGDIGNSAFPSHRSMSSISTSNQTLDTHSSTGGPSNSAEFVNHGLLLWNQTRQQWVGNKGSEKHIQSHEPKLSWNATYESLLGTNKPFPQPIPLAEMVDFLVDVWEQEGLYD, encoded by the exons ATGAAGTATTGGTGTAGATCAGTTCCCTCTTGGATCTCTAGGTTATTTGCATGCATGGG AGGTTGTCTTGGATGTTGTACGAAACCACCACTTGTAATTTCGGTGGATGAGCCGTCCAAGGGGCTGAAAATTCAAGGCCAACGTGTGAAAAACCGTAGTTTCACGGAGGACTTTTGGAGCACCAGTTCAGGTGATATCGGTAACAGTGCCTTTCCATCCCACAGAAGTATGTCATCAATCAGCACTTCAAACCAAACCCTTGATACTCATAGCAGTACCGGTGGCCCGAGCAACTCTGCCGAATTCGTAAATCATG GGCTTCTTCTTTGGAATCAAACAAGGCAGCAGTGGGTTGGAAATAAAGGATCTGAAAAGCATATACAATCACATGAACCCAAATTGAG TTGGAATGCAACTTATGAGAGCTTGCTTGGAACCAACAAACCTTTCCCCCAGCCCATCCCGTTGGCG GAAATGGTGGACTTCCTGGTTGATGTGTGGGAGCAGGAGGGGCTTTATGATTGA
- the LOC105164579 gene encoding uncharacterized protein LOC105164579 isoform X2: MEACVERQWRLCSFLGCFRKHFQALIGLIMGRMKDKCRDIFSNRGCLGCCTKPPLVISVDEPSKGLKIQGQRVKNRSFTEDFWSTSSGDIGNSAFPSHRSMSSISTSNQTLDTHSSTGGPSNSAEFVNHGLLLWNQTRQQWVGNKGSEKHIQSHEPKLSWNATYESLLGTNKPFPQPIPLAEMVDFLVDVWEQEGLYD, translated from the exons ATGGAAGCTTGTGTTGAAAGACAATGGCGTTTATGTTCTTTCTTGGGGTGTTTTAGGAAACATTTTCAAGCACTCATTGGGTTGATTATGGGAAGGATGAAGGATAAATGCAGAGATATTTTTAGT AACAGAGGTTGTCTTGGATGTTGTACGAAACCACCACTTGTAATTTCGGTGGATGAGCCGTCCAAGGGGCTGAAAATTCAAGGCCAACGTGTGAAAAACCGTAGTTTCACGGAGGACTTTTGGAGCACCAGTTCAGGTGATATCGGTAACAGTGCCTTTCCATCCCACAGAAGTATGTCATCAATCAGCACTTCAAACCAAACCCTTGATACTCATAGCAGTACCGGTGGCCCGAGCAACTCTGCCGAATTCGTAAATCATG GGCTTCTTCTTTGGAATCAAACAAGGCAGCAGTGGGTTGGAAATAAAGGATCTGAAAAGCATATACAATCACATGAACCCAAATTGAG TTGGAATGCAACTTATGAGAGCTTGCTTGGAACCAACAAACCTTTCCCCCAGCCCATCCCGTTGGCG GAAATGGTGGACTTCCTGGTTGATGTGTGGGAGCAGGAGGGGCTTTATGATTGA